A segment of the Streptomyces sp. NBC_01235 genome:
CTCGGCGGCGGCCTTGCGGGCGGCCTCGGCCTTCTTCGTCGCCTCGGCCTTGGCGTCGGCGAGGTCCTTCTTGGCCTCCTTGGCGGCTGCTGCGGCGGCCGCGTCACGCTCGGCCTGCAGCTGGTAGTTCGCCGCGGCCTGCTGTGTGGCCTGAGCGGACTGCGCGACCTGGGCGGCCAGGTCGCCCGTGAGGACGGGCAGTTCGAGTGTCTGCGTCACCGGCTCGGCGGCGTTGGCCGAACCAGCCGCCGTGGCGACGGCCAGCGTGCCGAGGACACCACTGGCGACTCCGGCCCGCATCGCGATCGTCGACGCGCTGCGGCGGGGTTTCCGGTGGCTGCGTATGTGAGCGGTGTGGGACATGAGTCCAACCGGTATCAGGGGCTCCTCCATACCTTCAAGAAACGTGTGCTGCGCCACAGTTGTTCAATCGACGTCCCAATTCCCCTGCCTCGGGTTCTTTATTGACGCCGTAACGGACATTACGGACGCAGGTGATCAAGCCTGTGATCACGGGCTTTCGTCGTTACGCCCGGATTGCCCGGCACCTACCACCGGTTGGGACCGTTGGCCAAGCCCGCTTGTTAGGCGCCCCTCGCGGATGTGGCGGAGGTCACGGAACGGTCACCGCGGCGGCCGCGTCTCGCGCATGCGGTGGGGTCACCTCCGCTTGTGAACTCGTGCACGCGTCCACACCCCGTCCCCACCCTCCCCTTGACGTGTGAACGCGTCCCACTATCAGGACGCTGCGCCCATCACCAATTTGCATGCAAGGGAAGCTTCTTGATATGGAGACGCCTCTCGTGGCCTGCGACGACGAGCGCAAATGTCACTTCTTGTGATCACTCTGACGCTTCGCGTACGAAGATCACCGCTGATATGACTTCATGATCCTTCGTCAGGTGGTGGAGATCACAAAGCTTGTGTAATACCCCGTGTCGCAGATCACAGAGCGGCGGGCATAGGATGCGAGGCAGTTGGGCTTGTGACCTGCTTCACATGTTCGCGATCTTCGCCGAGACGGGCGGGGTTCGTGGGGCCGGTGGGGCTGATGTGAGTCCGATGCCATCGCCAGCAGTCAGTGCCGACTGAGAGGAGCGAGGAGCGGTGAACGCGTATGCGCCCATCCTCGTACTGGGAGCCCTCGGGGCAGGCTTTGCGATCTTCTCCGTGGTCATGGCCACGCTGATCGGGCCGAAGCGGTACAACCGCGCCAAGCTCGAGGCCTACGAGTGCGGTATCGAGCCGACCCCCACGCCGGCCGGCGGCGGGCGCTTCCCCATCAAGTACTACCTGACGGCGATGCTCTTCATCGTCTTCGACATCGAGATCGTCTTCCTCTACCCCTGGGCCGTCACCTTCGACGCCCTGGGTGTCTTCGGGCTCGTGGAGATGCTGCTCTTCGTGCTCACCGTCTTCGTCGCGTACGCGTACGTATGGCGGCGCGGCGGCCTGGAATGGGACTGAGGGGCCTTTAGTCATGGGACTCGAAGAAAAGCTGCCGAGTGGTTTCCTGCTGACCACCGTCGAGCAGGCCGCGGGCTGGGTGCGCAAGGCGTCCGTCTTCCCCGCCACGTTCGGCCTCGCCTGCTGTGCCATCGAGATGATGACCACCGGCGCGGGCCGCTATGACCTGGCGCGCTTCGGTATGGAGGTCTTCCGAGGTTCGCCCCGCCAGGCGGACCTGATGATCGTCGCCGGCCGGGTCAGCCAGAAGATGGCTCCGGTGCTCCGGCAGGTCTACGACCAGATGCCGAACCCGAAGTGGGTCATCTCCATGGGGGTGTGCGCCTCCTCCGGCGGCATGTTCAACAACTACGCGATCGTCCAGGGCGTCGATCACATCGTCCCCGTCGACATCTACCTCCCGGGCTGCCCGCCGCGCCCCGAGATGCTGATGGACGCGATCCTCAAGCTTCACCACAAGATCCAGAACTCCAAGCTGGGCGTGAACGCCGAGGAGGCGGCCCGCGAGGCGGAGGAAGCGGCGCTCAAGGCCCTGCCCACGATCGAGATGAAGGGGCTGCTGCGGTGAGCGACGCGAACGGAACCCACGGCGCGAAGGGCTCCTCCAACGGGGGGAACGGGCCGAACAACGGGGTGAACGGTTCGAACGGGGTGAACCCCGAGAAGGATCTCTCCGCCTCCAACCTCCCCGGCCAGCGCGGCCAGGGCGGCGAGGAGGTCCGCGTCCAGCGCGGCATGTTCGGGGCCAACAACGGCGGCGACACCTCCGGCTACGGCGGCCTGGTCCGCTCCGTCCGGCTCCCGGGAGCGGCGAGCCGACCCTACGGCGGCTGGTTCGACGAGGTCGCCGACGAACTCGAGGGCGCGCTGGAGGAACAGGGACTCCTCCCCGACAACGCGATCGAGAAGACGGTCGTCGACCGCGACGAGCTCACCTTCCACATCGAGCGTGAGCACCTGCCCCGCGTCGCCCGCACCCTGCGCGACGACCCCGCCCTGCGCTTCGAACTCTGTACCGGCGTCAGCGCCGTGCATTACCCGAACGACAAGGGCCGCGAGCTGCACGCCGTCTACCACCTGCGCTCGATCACCCACAACCGGCTGATCCGCCTGGAAGTCAGTGCCCCGGACGCCGACCCGCACATCCCGTCCCTGGTCTCCGTGTATCCGACCAACGACTGGCACGAGCGCGAGACCTACGACTTCTTCGGGATCGTCTTCGACGGTCACCCGGCCCTGACGCGGATCATGATGCCGGACGACTGGCAGGGCCATCCGCAGCGCAAGGACTACCCCCTCGGCGGCATCCCCGTCGAGTACAAGGGCGCCCAGATCCCGGCTCCGGACCAGCGGAGGTCGTACTCGTGAGCACGCAGCCAGCATCCGCGGCCTCGGCCGCTTCGGCGCGCGAGACCACCGAAGGCACCGTATATACGGTCACCGGTGGCGACTGGGACGAGGTCGTCCAGTCCGCGGCCCGCGCCGACGACGAGCGCATCGTCGTCAACATGGGTCCGCAGCACCCGTCCACCCACGGGGTGCTCCGCCTCATCCTGGAGATCGATGGCGAGACGGTCACCGAGGCCCGCTGCGGCATCGGCTACCTCCACACCGGCATCGAGAAGAACCTCGAGTACCGCACGTGGACGCAGGGCACCACGTTCGTGACGCGCATGGACTACCTGACGTCCTTCTTCAACGAGACCGCCTACTGTCTCGCCGTCGAGAAGCTCCTCGGCATCGAGGACCAGATCACCGAGCGAGCCAAGATCATCCGGGTGCTCCTGATGGAGCTGAACCGGATGTCCTCCCACCTGGTGTGCATCGCCACCGGTGGCATGGAGCTCGGCGCCACCACGATCATGATCTACGGATTCCGTGATCGTGAAATGATTCTCGACATCTACGAGCTCATCACGGGCCTGCGGATGAACCACGCGTTCATCCGCCCCGGCGGACTCGCCCAGGACCTGCCGCCCGGCGCGGTGGACCAGATCCGCGAGTTCGTGAAGAAGATGAAGAAGAACCTCCCCGAGTACGACAAGCTCGCCACCGGGAACCCCATCTTCAAGGCCCGTATGCAGGACGTCGGCTATCTCGACCTGGCCGGCTGCATGGCCCTCGGTGCCACCGGGCCGATCCTGCGCTCCACCGGCCTCCCGCACGACCTGCGCAAGGCGCAGCCGTACTGCGACTACGAGACGTACGACTTCGACGTCCCGACCGCCGACTCCTGCGACTCCTACGGCCGCTTCCTGATCCGCCTGGAGGAGATGCGCCAGTCGCTCAGGATCGTCGAGCAGTGCCTGGACCGGCTCCAGCCCGGCCCGGTCATGGTCGCCGACCGGAAGATCGCCTGGCCCGCCCAGCTCGCCCTGGGCCCCGACGGTCTCGGCAACTCCCTCGACCACATCAAGAAGATCATGGGCACCTCCATGGAGGCCCTGATCCACCACTTCAAGCTGGTCACCGAGGGTTTCCGCGTGCCGCCGGGACAGGCGTACGCGGCCGTCGAGTCACCCAAGGGAGAACTCGGGGTGCACGCCGTTTCCGACGGAGGCACCCGCCCCTACCGGGTCCACTTCCGGGACCCGTCCTTCACCAACCTGCAGGCCATGGCGGCGATGTGCGAGGGCGGCCAGGTCGCCGACGTCATCGTCGCCGTCGCGTCCATCGACCCCGTGATGGGAGGCGTCGACCGATGACCACCTCTTCTTCCGAGCGGGGCGTCAGCCTGGGCATGCCCGAACTGCCCGCACCCGCCTACCCGGACGACGTCCGAGCCCGGCTGGAGGCGGACGCGCGCGAGATCATCGCCCGCTATCCCGACTCCCGGTCCGCGCTCCTGCCGTTGCTGCACCTCGTGCAGGCGGAGGAGGGCCATGTCACGCGTACCGGGATGCGGTTCTGCGCGGACGTGCTGGACCTGACCACGGCCGAGGTCACCGCGGTCGCCACCTTCTACACCATGTACCGGCGCCGCCCCAGCGGTGACTACCAGGTGGGCGTCTGCACCAACACGCTGTGTGCGGTGATGGGCGGCGACGCGATCTTCGAGGAGCTCCAGGAGTACCTGGGTGTCGGCAACGGTGAGACCACCGACGACGGAAAGATCACTCTGGAGCACATCGAGTGCAACGCGGCCTGCGACTTCGCGCCGGTCGTGATGGTCAACTGGGAGTTCTTCGACAACCAGACCGTGCAGAGCGCCAGGCGCCTGGTGGACGACCTGCGGGTCGGACGCACGGTCTCGCCGACGCGCGGTGCGCCGCTGTGCACCTTCAAGGAGACCGCCCGGATCCTGGCCGGCTTCCCCGACGAGCGGGATGGGGCCGTCGAGGCCGGCGGCAGTGCGGGACCGGCATCGCTGGTGGGTCTTCGCCTGGCAAAGGGAGAGACCGCACCCGCGCGCGTGGTCCACCCGCGGGACGGCGGGCCGCACGACGAGCCGCAGGACCGGGCGGTGCACGAGCCGTCGCCCACCGAGCACCTGAGTTCGCATGACGCGCCGCAGGACACGTCGGCCTCCGACCCAGCTCACCCGGCAGGGCCTACCGCCGAGGAGGGGGAGTGATGACCTTGGCACCCGAACTGAAAGGCAGCAGCCCGGAGAAGCTGCTCGCACCCGTGCTGTCGGCCTTCTGGGACGAGGACAGGTCCTGGAGTCTGGACGTCTACCGAAGGCACGAAGGGTACGAGGGTCTCCGCAAGGCGCTGGCCATGTCGCCGGACGACCTGATCGCGTACGTCAAGGACTCCGGTCTGCGAGGGCGAGGCGGCGCGGGATTTCCGACGGGAATGAAATGGCAGTTCATTCCCCAGGGGGATGGAAAGCCGCACTATCTAGTTGTCAACGCCGACGAATCGGAGCCCGGGACCTGCAAGGACATCCCGCTCCTCTTCGCGAACCCGCATAGCCTCATCGAGGGCATTGTGATCGCGTGTTATGCCATCAGGTCGTCTCATGCCTTCATCTATCTGCGTGGTGAAGTCGTTCCTGTGCTGCGGCGGTTGCACGAGGCCGTGCGCGAGGCCTACGCGGCGGGTTACCTCGGCGAGAACATCCTGGGCAGCGGACTCGACCTCGAACTCACCGTGCACGCCGGCGCCGGCGCGTACATCTGCGGTGAGGAGACCGCGCTGCTCGACTCGCTCGAAGGCCGCCGTGGTCAACCGCGGCTTCGTCCCCCCTTTCCTGCGGTCGCGGGCCTCTATGCGTGCCCGACTGTGGTGAATAACGTCGAGTCGATCGCGTCGGTTCCCGCCATCCTGCAAAAAGGCAAGGAATGGTTCAGGTCGATGGGAAGCGAGAAGTCCCCCGGCTTCACGCTCTACTCGCTCAGCGGCCATGTCGCCAGCCCCGGCCAGTACGAGGCCCCGCTCGGCATCACCCTCCGCCAACTCCTCGAGATGAGCGGCGGCATGCGACCCGGGCACCGGCTCAAGTTCTGGACGCCGGGCGGCTCCTCGACGCCGATGTTCACCGACGAGCACCTCGACGTCCCTCTTGATTACGAAGGAGTGGGTGCCGCGGGTTCCATGCTCGGCACGAAAGCTCTGCAGTGCTTCGACGAGACGACCTGCGTCGTGCGTGCCGTCACCCGCTGGACCGAGTTCTACGCCCACGAGTCCTGCGGCAAGTGCACCCCGTGCCGCGAAGGCACGTACTGGCTCGTGCAGTTGCTGCGGGACATCGAGGCCGGCAAGGGCGCCCTCTCCGATCTCGACAAGCTCAACGACATTGCCGACAACATCAACGGCAAGTCCTTCTGCGCCCTCGGCGACGGTGCCGCCTCGCCGATCTTCTCCTCGCTCAAGTACTTCCGCGAGGAGTACGAGCAGCACATCACGGGCCGCGGCTGCCCCTTCGACCCCGCCAAGTCGACGGCCTGGGCGGACAAGCACACGGAGGTGAACGCATGACGGTGACCACCAGCGCTCCCTCCGGAGGCGGCGAGGCGGCGGTCCCGCCGGAAGATCTCGTGACGCTGACGATCGACGGCGCCGAGATCAGCGTGCCCAAGGGCACCCTGGTCATCCGGGCCGCCGAGCAGCTCGGCATCGAGATCCCCCGCTTCTGCGACCATCCCCTCCTCGACCCGGTCGGCGCCTGCCGCCAGTGCATCGTCGAGGTCGAGGGCCAGCGCAAGCCCATGGCGTCCTGCACGATCACGTGCACGGACGGCATGGTCGTGAAGACCCACCTCACCTCGCCCGTCGCCGAGAAGGCGCAGCACGGCGTGATGGAACTGCTCCTCATCAACCACCCGCTGGACTGCCCGGTCTGTGACAAGGGCGGCGAGTGCCCCCTGCAGAACCAGGCCATGTCGCACGGCCAGGCGGAGTCCCGCTTCGAGGGCCGGAAACGGACGTACGAGAAGCCCGTCCCGATCTCCACGCAGGTGCTTCTCGACCGTGAGCGGTGCGTGCTGTGCGCGCGCTGCACCCGGTTCTCCAACCAGGTGGCGGGCGACCCGATGATCGAGCTGATCGAGCGGGGCGCGCTCCAGCAGGTGGGGACGGGTGAGGGCGACCCCTTCGAGTCGTACTTCTCCGGCAACACCATCCAGATCTGCCCCGTGGGCGCGCTGACCTCGGCGGCGTACCGATTCCGCTCCCGGCCCTTCGACCTGGTCTCCTCGCCGTCGGTCTGCGAGCACTGCTCCGGCGGCTGTGCCACGCGCACCGACCACCGACGCGGCAAGGTCATGCGGCGCCTGGCCGCCAACGACCCCGAGGTCAACGAGGAGTGGATCTGCGACAAGGGGCGGTTCGCGTTCCGGTACGGGCAACAGCGGGACCGGCTCGAAACGCCTCTGGTGCGCAATGCCGAGGGGGACCTCGTACCGGCTTCCTGGCCGGAGGCGTTGCAGATCGCGGCTCAGGGACTGCTGGCATCGCGCGGCAGGACGGGTGTCCTGGCCGGTGGCCGACTCACCATCGAGGACGCCTACGCGTACAGCAAGTTCGCGCGCGTGGCGCTCGACACCAACGACGTCGACTTCCGCGCGCGTGTGCACAGCAGCGAGGAGGCAGACTTCCTGGCCGCCCGCGTCGCCGGACGCGGCCATGACCTCGACGGCACAGGCGTCACGTACACCTCCCTGGAGAAGGCGCCCGCCGTCCTGCTGGTCGGGTTCGAGTCGGAGGAGGAGGCGCCCGGCGTCTTCCTGCGGCTGCGCAAGGCTTGGCGCAAGCACGGGCAGCGGGTGTTCTCGCTGGCCACGCACGCCACGCGGGGTCTGCAGAAGGCGGGCGGCACGCTGCTGGCGGCCGCTCCGGGCACCGAGACGGAGTGGCTGGACGCGCTGGCGAGTGGTGTCGGCCTGGAGGGCGCCGGCGCCAAGGCCGCCGAGGCCCTGCGGGCCGACGGCGCGGTGATCGTCGTCGGGGAGCGGCTGGCCACTGTGGCCGGCGGTCTCACCGCCGCCGTGCGGGCCTCCTCTGCGACCGGCGCCCGACTGGCGTGGATTCCGCGCCGGGCGGGGGAGCGGGGCGCGATCGAGGCGGGTGCGCTGCCATCGCTGCTGCCGGGCGGTCGTCCGGCCACCGACCCGCGCGCGCGTGAGGAGGTCGCCGCGGCCTGGGGCCTAGCCGAACTCCCGCACCGCTACGGCCGGGACACCGGGCAGATCGTCGAGGCCGCCGCGTCCGGCGAACTTCAGGCGCTGCTCGTCGCGGGCGTCGAGGTCTCGGACCTGCCCGACCCGGCACGCGCGCGTGAGGCACTTGGCGAGGCCGGCTTCGTGGTGTCGCTGGAGCTGCGGCCCGGCGAGGTCACCGAGCGCGCCGACGTCGTCCTCCCGGTGGCGGCGGTCGCGGAGAAGGCGGGCGCCTTCCTCAACTGGGAGGGCCGGGTCCGCTTCTTCGAGGCGGCACTGAAGCCCGACCAGATGACCCGCCGCTCGGCGCCCGCCGACGCGCGCGTGCTGCAGATGCTCGCCGACGCCATGGACGTCCACCTCGGCCTTCCGGACCTGCGTACCACGCGCGCGGAGCTCGACCGGCTCGGCGCCTGGGACGGCCCCCGGGCCACCGAACCCCTGGAAACCGCAGCTCAGTTGCCGCGGCCCGCCGCGGGGGAGGCCGTCCTTGCCGGGCACCGTCTGCTGCTCGACCAGGGTGTCCTCCAGCAGGGCGACGAGGCGCTCGCCGGGACCCGGCACGCCGCACGCGCGCGTGTGTCGCCCGCCACGGCCGCCGAGGCGGGCGTCAAGGACGGCGACGTGCTCGCCGTGACCGGACCCGCCGGAGTGGTCGAACTCCCGCTGCAGATCACCGAGATGCCCGACCGGGTGGTCTGGCTCCCGCTGAACTCCGTCGGCCGGGGCGTCGCCTCCGACGCCGGGGCCACGCCCGGCTCCCTCGTCCGTATCGGCCCGGCGACGCTCGCCGCCGACGCCCCCAAGGAGGTGGAGGCATGAGCCCGTACTTCGCCGCTGAAGACCTCTCGATGTTCGGCCGCGACCCCTGGTGGCTGGTCGTCGTCAAGGCCGTCTTCTGCTTCGCCTTCCTGATGGTGACCGTGCTGTTCTCCATCGTCTGGGAGCGCAAGGTCGTCGCCTGGATGCAGCTGCGCATCGGCCCCAACCGGCACGGCCCCTGGGGCATGCTCCAGTCGCTCGCCGACGGCGTCAAACTGATGCTGAAGGAAGACGTCATCGTCAAACGCGCGGACAAGGTGGTGTACGTCCTCGCACCGATCGTCGCGGCCATCCCGGCCTTCATGGCCATCGCGGTGATCCCCTTCGGTCCGGCCGACAACGAGATCTCGATCTTCGGCCAGCGCACCACGATGCAGCTGACCGACCTGCCGATCGCGATGCTCTACATCCTCGCGGTCGCCTCGGTCGGTATCTACGGCATCGTCCTGGCGGGCTGGAGTTCCGGCTCCACCTACCCGCTCCTGGGCGGCCTGCGCTCCTGCGCCCAGATGATCTCCTACGAGATCGCGATGGGCGCCGCGTTCGCCTCGGTGTTCCTCTACTCGGGGTCGATGTCGACGTCGACGATCGTCGAACAGCAGCAGGACCGCTGGTACATCCTGCTGCTGCCGGTCTCATTCGTCCTCTACATCGTCACGATGGTCGGCGAGACCAACCGCGCCCCCTTCGACATGCCGGAGTCCGAGGGCGACCTGGTCGGCGGCTTCAACACCGAGTACTCGTCGATCAAGTTCGCGCTGTTCATGCTCGCCGAGTACGTCAACATGGTGACCGTCTCGGCCGTGTCGACCACGCTCTTCCTCGGCGGCTGGCGCGCCCCCTGGCCGATCAGCGCCTTCTGGGAGGGCGCGAACCACGGCTGGTGGCCGATGCTCTGGTTCGTGGTCAAGGTGCAGTTGCTGCTGTTCTTCTTCATCTGGCTGCGCGGCACGCTGCCTCGCGTCCGCTACGACCAGCTGATGAAGCTCGGCTGGAAGGTCCTGATCCCGGTGTCGGTGACATGGCTGATGCTCGTCGCGACCGTCCGGACGCTGCGTAACGAGAACTACGACTTCGCCGACATCTTCCTCTACGTCGCGGGCGGAGTCCTGGTCCTGTTGTTGCTCTCCTTCGTCGTGGACATGTTCCGCAACGGGGGGAAGGAGGCGCAGGCCCCTGCCGAGCCCGCCGGCTTCGACCCGATGGCGGGCGGATTCCCCGTCCCGCCGCTGCCCGGACAGGAGCTGCCGCCCGTGCCGAGGCGCAGCCCGCGCCGGGAGCGGGAGCTCATTGTCAGTGGCGGGGTGGACACTGTGAGTGACGGATCGCTGGATGGAAAGGAGGCGTCCGATGGCTGAGGAGCCCAAGGAGACCAAGCCCGGTTTCCAGAACCCCGTGGCCGGCTTCGGCGTGACCTTCAAGGCCATGTTCAAGAAGCGGCTGACCGAGCAGTACCCGGAGCAGCAGAAGACCACAGCTCCACGGTTCCACGGACGGCACCAGCTCAACCGCCATCCGGACGGCCTGGAGAAGTGCATCGGCTGCGAGCTGTGCGCCTGGGCCTGCCCCGCCGATGCCATCTATGTGGAGGGCGCGGACAACACCGAAGAGGAGCGCTACTCGCCGGGCGAGCGGTACGGACGCGTCTACCAGATCAACTACGCCCGCTGCATCCTGTGCGGCTTGTGCATCGAGGCGTGTCCCACGCGCGCGTTGACGATGACCAACGAGTTCGAGCTCGCCGACTCCAGCCGCGCCAACCTGATCTACACCAAGGAGCAGCTGCTCGCCGGCCTCGAAGAGGGCATGGTCGACTCGCCCCACGCCATCTATCCGGGGACGGACGAGCAGGACTACTACCGGGGTCTGGTGACGGAGGCCGCGCCGGGTACGGAGCGCCAAGTGGCCGTCTCCAAGGGTGAGAAGCCCTCCGAAGAGGAGGTGGAGGCATGACCGCGCAGCTCGCCGCCTACTCCACGTCCACCGGCGAGGCCTTCCAGTTCTGGGTGCTCGGCACTGTCGCCGTGATCGGCGCCCTGTGCACCGTCTTCATGAAGAGGGCCGTGCACAGCGCGCTCTGTCTCGCCGGCACCATGATCGTCCTCGCGGTGTTCTACCTCGCCAACGGCGCCTACTTCCTGGGCATCGTGCAGATCGTCGTCTACACCGGCGCGATCATGATGCTGTTCCTGTTCGTGGTGATGCTCGTCGGCGTGACCGCGGCGGACTCCCTGAAGGAGACCATCAAGGGCCAGCGCTGGCTGGCCCTCGTCAGCGGCCTCGGCTTCGGCATCCTGCTGATCGCCGGCATCGGCAACGCCTCCCTGACGGAGTTCGACGGCCTTGCCGAGGCGAACGCGAACGGCAACGTGGAGGGCCTCGCGGCCCTCATCTTCACCAAGTACGTCTTCGCGTTCGAAATCACCGGCGCCCTGCTCATCACGGCCGCCGTCGGCGCCATGGTGCTCACCCACCGCGAGCGCACCGAGCGCCCCAAGACCCAGCGGGAGCTGTCCGAGCAGCGCGTCCGCGAGGGCAAGCACGTACCGCCGCTGCCCGCGCCCGGTGTGTACGCGCGGCACAACGCAGTCGACATCCAGGGTCTGCTGCCCGACGGCACTCCGTCGGAGCTCACGGTCAGCAAGACGCTGCGTGAGCGCGGGCAGATCCGGGACGTGTCCACCGAGGCGCTGAACGATCTCAAGGCCCTGGAACGGCGCGCCGAGGAGCGCCTGGAGCGGTCCGCGATCGAGCCGCCACACCTGAAGCGGACCGAGGAGGCGTCGAAGTGAACCCCGTCAACTACCTCTACCTCGCCGCCCTGTTGTTCACGATCGGTGCGACGGGCGTGCTGATCAGGCGCAACGCGATCGTCGTGTTCATGTGCATCGAGCTCATGCTCAACGCCTGCAACCTCGCGTTCGTCGCCTTCTCCCGGATGCACGGCAATCTCGACGGCCAGATCATCGCCTTCTTCACGATGGTCGTCGCCGCCGCGGAGGTCGTGGTGGGACTCGCGATCATCGTGTCGCTGTTCCGTTCCCGCCACTCGGCCTCGGTCGACGACGCCAGCCTGATGAAGCTGTAAGGGGTCGGAAGAATCGTGGAGAACCTGATTGCGCTGCTCATCGCGGCGCCCCTGCTCGGAGCGGCCGTCCTCCTGGTCGGCGGCCGCCGGCTCGACGCCGTAGGCCACTGGATCGGCACGCTTCTGTCGGCCGTCTCCTTCGTGTTCGGTCTCGTCCTCTTCAGTGACCTGCTGAGCAAGGACGCCGAACACCGGACACTGACACAGCACCTGTTCAGCTGGATCCCGGTCGAGGGCTTCCAGGCGGACGTCGCCTTCCGCCTCGACCAGCTGTCGATGACGTTCGTCCTGCTGATCACGGGTGTCGGATCGCTGATCCACCTGTA
Coding sequences within it:
- the nuoI gene encoding NADH-quinone oxidoreductase subunit NuoI — encoded protein: MAEEPKETKPGFQNPVAGFGVTFKAMFKKRLTEQYPEQQKTTAPRFHGRHQLNRHPDGLEKCIGCELCAWACPADAIYVEGADNTEEERYSPGERYGRVYQINYARCILCGLCIEACPTRALTMTNEFELADSSRANLIYTKEQLLAGLEEGMVDSPHAIYPGTDEQDYYRGLVTEAAPGTERQVAVSKGEKPSEEEVEA
- a CDS encoding NADH-quinone oxidoreductase subunit J, giving the protein MTAQLAAYSTSTGEAFQFWVLGTVAVIGALCTVFMKRAVHSALCLAGTMIVLAVFYLANGAYFLGIVQIVVYTGAIMMLFLFVVMLVGVTAADSLKETIKGQRWLALVSGLGFGILLIAGIGNASLTEFDGLAEANANGNVEGLAALIFTKYVFAFEITGALLITAAVGAMVLTHRERTERPKTQRELSEQRVREGKHVPPLPAPGVYARHNAVDIQGLLPDGTPSELTVSKTLRERGQIRDVSTEALNDLKALERRAEERLERSAIEPPHLKRTEEASK
- the nuoK gene encoding NADH-quinone oxidoreductase subunit NuoK, with protein sequence MNPVNYLYLAALLFTIGATGVLIRRNAIVVFMCIELMLNACNLAFVAFSRMHGNLDGQIIAFFTMVVAAAEVVVGLAIIVSLFRSRHSASVDDASLMKL